From Herbiconiux flava, one genomic window encodes:
- a CDS encoding carbohydrate ABC transporter permease, which yields MSTIEVDRAAFLEGQIEPQPRRRRPKRKTVNTVIWFVVLLALTAIILYPLVWLVFSTFKPSSEFGQNPGLIPENPTIDNYLKVFDGIAGTPLWRFFGNSLLIAVSAVVGILASSALAAYAFARIKFKGVGVLFAAMIGTLLLPFHVIIIPQYIMFQKLELVDTYVPLILPKFLATEAFFVFLMVQFIRNIPRDMDEAARIDGAGHTRIFFSIILPLIRPALITSAIFAFIWTWNDFLGPLLYVNSPEKYPLPIALRLYNDATSTSDYGATVAVSFLALLPILIFFIVFQRFLVDGVATQGLKG from the coding sequence CAACACGGTCATCTGGTTCGTGGTGCTCCTCGCGCTCACCGCGATCATCCTGTACCCGCTTGTCTGGCTGGTCTTCTCGACCTTCAAGCCCTCGAGCGAGTTCGGCCAGAACCCCGGTCTCATCCCCGAGAACCCGACCATCGACAACTACCTCAAGGTGTTCGACGGCATCGCCGGCACACCGCTCTGGCGGTTCTTCGGCAACTCGCTGCTGATCGCGGTGAGCGCGGTCGTCGGCATCCTGGCCTCGTCGGCGCTGGCGGCCTACGCCTTCGCCCGGATCAAGTTCAAGGGTGTCGGCGTGCTCTTCGCCGCGATGATCGGAACGCTGCTGCTGCCGTTCCACGTCATCATCATCCCGCAGTACATCATGTTCCAGAAGCTCGAGCTGGTGGACACCTACGTGCCGCTGATCCTGCCGAAGTTCCTCGCGACGGAGGCGTTCTTCGTCTTCCTGATGGTGCAGTTCATCCGCAACATCCCCCGCGACATGGACGAGGCGGCCCGCATCGACGGCGCCGGTCACACCCGGATCTTCTTCTCGATCATCCTGCCCCTGATCAGGCCCGCCCTGATCACCAGCGCGATCTTCGCGTTCATCTGGACCTGGAACGACTTCCTCGGCCCGCTGCTCTACGTGAATTCGCCCGAGAAATACCCGCTGCCGATCGCGCTGCGCCTCTACAACGACGCCACCAGCACCTCCGACTACGGGGCCACGGTCGCGGTGTCGTTCCTCGCGCTCCTGCCGATCCTGATCTTCTTCATCGTGTTCCAGCGCTTCCTCGTCGACGGGGTGGCCACGCAGGGGCTCAAGGGTTGA